The Ornithinimicrobium faecis genome includes a window with the following:
- a CDS encoding DUF1003 domain-containing protein: protein MERRTDRLDQPLASRRQLIVRPKMDPDAFGQFAEGFARFMGTARFLGYMTVFVAVWLVWNFLAPEHLRFDPYAFIFLTLMLSLQASYAAPLILLAQNRQADRDKVVIEQDRTRDERNLADTEFLTREVVSLRIAMRDAATRDFVRSELRSLLDEMEERGLEMRARAPEADPDQHTDERSLP, encoded by the coding sequence GTGGAGCGACGCACCGACCGCCTCGACCAGCCGCTGGCCAGTCGTCGACAGCTCATCGTCAGGCCCAAGATGGACCCCGACGCCTTCGGCCAGTTCGCCGAGGGGTTCGCACGGTTCATGGGCACCGCCCGGTTCCTGGGCTACATGACCGTCTTCGTCGCCGTCTGGCTCGTCTGGAACTTCCTGGCCCCCGAGCACCTGCGATTCGACCCCTATGCCTTCATCTTCCTGACGCTGATGCTGAGCCTGCAGGCGTCCTATGCCGCGCCCCTGATCCTGCTCGCGCAGAACCGGCAGGCCGACCGCGACAAGGTGGTCATCGAGCAGGACCGCACCCGCGACGAGCGCAACCTGGCCGACACGGAGTTCCTCACCCGCGAGGTGGTCTCGCTGCGGATTGCCATGCGTGACGCCGCGACCCGTGACTTCGTGCGCAGCGAGCTGCGCAGCCTGCTGGACGAGATGGAGGAGCGCGGGCTGGAGATGCGGGCCAGGGCCCCCGAGGCCGACCCGGATCAGCACACTGACGAGCGATCCCTGCCGTAG
- a CDS encoding magnesium transporter MgtE N-terminal domain-containing protein, translating to MSSNPRVFVARLIGLSVFDPLGDEVGRVRDVVLTMPTRVRVRGPRAIGLVVEVPGRKRVFLPITRVTTIDAGQVITTGLVNMRRFEQRAGETSVVAEVFDRSVQIVVDRDSGPEPAVVEDLALELQPSRDWLVTRVFCRRGAPTRSRPGLRLRRPRGETVLVPVEDVQGLHLAGGEQGAHALLESLEDRKPADLADAIHDLTPKRRAEVTDAMDDEMLADVLEELPDDDRIEILTGLTAERAADVLEVMEPDDATDLLAELPADTVEELLQMMEPDEAEPLRRLLAYDQDTAGGMMTPEPVILGPQASIAEALAMVRRVELSPAVASLVYVCRPPLETPTGRLIGIVHLQRLLREPPHQAIGGIVDRDFEPVPADASLETITRLMANYNMVAVPVTDEEGRLLGAVTVDDVLDHMLPEDWREERHDETGAIPVASPPSSSRPSSRGPSSSGPSSTAEGAARV from the coding sequence GTGAGCAGCAACCCCCGAGTCTTCGTTGCCCGGTTGATCGGGCTGAGCGTCTTCGACCCCCTCGGAGACGAGGTCGGACGCGTCCGCGACGTGGTGCTGACCATGCCGACTCGGGTGCGCGTCCGCGGCCCTCGGGCCATCGGCCTGGTCGTCGAGGTGCCGGGCCGCAAACGCGTCTTCCTGCCGATCACTCGCGTGACCACGATCGACGCCGGGCAGGTGATCACCACCGGCCTGGTCAACATGCGCCGGTTTGAGCAGCGCGCCGGCGAGACCAGCGTCGTCGCCGAGGTGTTCGACCGGAGCGTGCAGATCGTCGTGGACCGGGACAGCGGTCCCGAGCCGGCGGTGGTGGAGGACCTCGCGCTCGAGCTGCAGCCCAGTCGCGACTGGCTGGTCACCCGGGTGTTCTGTCGGCGCGGTGCCCCGACCCGCTCGCGGCCCGGCCTCCGGCTGCGCCGGCCCCGCGGGGAGACCGTCCTGGTGCCGGTGGAGGACGTGCAGGGCCTGCACCTGGCAGGCGGCGAACAGGGCGCCCACGCCCTGCTGGAGAGCCTGGAGGACCGCAAGCCCGCCGACCTCGCCGACGCGATCCATGACCTGACTCCCAAGCGCCGGGCCGAGGTGACCGACGCGATGGACGACGAGATGCTCGCCGACGTCCTCGAGGAGCTGCCCGACGACGACCGGATCGAGATCCTGACCGGTCTGACCGCCGAGCGGGCGGCGGACGTCCTCGAGGTCATGGAGCCCGATGACGCGACCGACCTGCTGGCCGAGTTGCCGGCCGACACGGTCGAGGAGTTGCTCCAGATGATGGAGCCGGACGAGGCCGAGCCCCTGCGCCGCCTGCTCGCCTATGACCAGGACACGGCCGGCGGCATGATGACGCCGGAGCCGGTGATCCTCGGCCCGCAGGCCAGCATCGCCGAGGCCCTGGCCATGGTGCGGCGCGTGGAGCTCTCCCCCGCCGTTGCCTCGCTGGTCTATGTGTGCCGCCCGCCCCTGGAGACGCCGACCGGGCGCCTCATCGGCATCGTGCACCTCCAGCGCCTGCTGCGCGAGCCGCCGCACCAGGCGATCGGTGGCATCGTGGATCGCGACTTCGAGCCGGTCCCCGCCGATGCCTCGCTGGAGACGATCACCCGCCTGATGGCGAACTACAACATGGTCGCTGTGCCGGTGACCGATGAGGAGGGCCGGTTGCTCGGTGCGGTGACCGTGGACGACGTGCTCGACCACATGCTGCCCGAGGACTGGCGCGAGGAGCGCCACGACGAGACCGGCGCGATCCCGGTCGCCTCCCCGCCGTCGAGCAGCCGACCGTCGAGCCGCGGACCGTCGAGCAGCGGACCGTCCAGCACAGCCGAGGGAGCAGCGCGTGTCTGA